The Flavobacteriales bacterium genome contains the following window.
TAAAGGTTTAGTAATTGATACCGATGGAGATAAAAACAACATTAAAACCAATTACACCACAACGGTTACGTTTAACGATGCCAACTATCAAAAAGTGAGTGATGTAAAATTAACAACCAACGAATATGGTACGTTTAGTGGTTCTTTCGTTGCACCACAAGGAGGATTGAACGGGCAGATGCATATTGCAACAACAAGTGGTAATAAATATTTTTCGGTAGAGGAATATAAACGACCTACTTTTGAGGCAGAATTTAAACCCATAAAAGGGAGTTATAAACTTAACCAGAACATTAAAGCGGTTGGTAAAGCCACAACCTATTCGGGAGCAGCTTTAGATGGTGCAGAGGTAAATTACCGCGTGGTTCGAAATGCAAGTTTTCCGTATTGGTGTTATTATCGTTGGGGGTATCATCCTCAATCGCCTCAAATGGAAATTACTAACGGAACAACCACAACTAAAAACGATGGGTCTTTTGATATTGATTTTAAAGCCATTCCCGATGAAACGGTAAACCAAAATTTTGAACCAACTTATTCATACACTATTTATGCTGATGTAGTTGATATTAATGGCGAAACACAAAGTACCACCACTTATGTGTATGTGAGTAATAAAGCCTTGTTAATCAATATTTCAATTCCTGAATTGGTTAACAAAAATGCAGCCGACAGTTTTTATTTGAGCACTACCAATTTAAATGGAGAGGTTGAATTTGCAAAAGGAAACATTAAAGTTTGGCAATTAAAAAAAACCAATCAGGTTTTTAGGTCAAAACTTTGGGCTAAGGCTGATAAACATTTAATGACTAAAGAAGAATATCAGAAAGATTTTCCTTTTGATGAATACAAAGACGAGAACAATAAATTTAATTGGGAAAAATCAACGAAGGTGTTTGATGTGAATTTTAATACTGAACATCAGAAAATAATTCGTTTTGGTAAATTGCCTGAGTGTAATTCTGGATACTATGTGTTGGAAGCGACAAGTGTTGATGTGTTTGGTAATGAAGTAAAAGAAATTAAATATTTTACCTTGTTTGGAGAAAACGAAAAATCATTTCCGTTAAACGATATTAGTTTTTTTACCAAGCTAAAAAATGTGGTTGAACCAGGTGAAAAAGCTTCATATTTGGTGGGGTCTGCAGCAAAAAATGCGACTGTTTTGTACGAAATTGAGCATAAGGGCAAAATCGTTTCAAGAAACTGGATAAAGTTAAGTGGAAGTCAGCAAAAAATAGAAATACCAATAACAGAGGAGCATAGAGGGAACTTTGTGGTACATTTTTCTTTTGTAAAACATGGTCGAAATTTTAATTTTACGGATGCGGTTTATGTGCCTTACACCAACAAAATGTTAGATGTTAAGTTCGAAACATTTCGAAACAAATTATTACCAGGACAAAACGAAGAATGGAAAATAAAAATAAGCGATAAAAAAGGAGATAAAGTAGCTGCCGAAATGCTAGCAACAATGTACGATGCGTCGTTAGATGCTTTTCGCCCCAACTACTTTTTGTTAGATATTTTAAACTATTATTATTCAACCATTTATTGGCAAGGAAACAATTCCTTTGCACCAATGTCATCGAGCATGATTAGTGAAAACTGGAATAAACTCATCAATTTTCCGTATCAGGAATACGACCAACTGAATTGGTTTGGGTATTATTTTAGTAGAAATTACCGTTATGGTTATTTAGCAAAAAATTCTGCTGGTAGAGGGTTGGAAAATGATTTTGATGGTGTTTTAGAAGAATCATCAGGAGATAAATTTGCAGAATTTGCTGAAGCAGAAATAGCTATGGATGCTACAACCGTTGCTACTGGTGCTTCTGTATCACAGCAGTCGGTAACAAAATCTACTGGTAAATTAGCGGCTAATAGGGAGCAATCAAATTTAAAAGACGAAGAACAAAAAGATGCTCGTGATAATAATTTTGGAGAAGTAAAAGCACGAAGTAATTTTAATGAAACAGCTTTTTTCTATCCTCATTTAACCACAAACGAAGCAGGAGAAATTATCATTAGTTTCACCATTCCAGAATCGTTAACCAAATGGAAATTTATGGGCTTGGCTCATACCAAAGATTTAAAATCGGGAATGCTTACCGAAGAAATTATTACCCAAAAAGAGTTGATGGTTTATCCTAATGCACCACGTTTTTTTAGAGAGGGGGATAAAATGACTTTCTCCACCAAAATTGTAAATCTTTCGGATACAACCATTGAAAATGGTGCGGCAAGAATTTTCTTTTACGATGCTTTAACCATGAAAGATGTAACAGCATTTATACTTAAAGACAATGCCGAAAATCCGTTTAAGGTGGAGAAAGCAAAAAGCACTATGGTGGAATGGGAAATTGCAATTCCAGAGGGTTATTCAGCTATAACTTATAAGGTAGTTGCAAAATCGGGTGATTTTTCTGATGGCGAAGAAAAAGTGCTTCCAGTATTAACCAACAGAATGTTAGTTACAGAAAGTATGCCTTTGCCTATTCGAGGAAATCAATCAAAAACATTTACGTTTGAAAAGTTGGTAAACAACAAATCAACAACCCTAAAACACGATAAACTTACTTTGGAATTTACTTCTAATCCAGCTTGGTATGCTGTTCAAGCATTGCCATACTTAATTGAGTATCCTTACGAATGTGCTGAACAAACCTTTAGCCGTTTTTATGCCAATTCAATAGCTTCACATGTCGCCAATTCAAATCCTAAAATCAAGAATGTTTTTGATAGTTGGAAAAGTAGTTCGCCCGAATCATTTTTGTCGAATTTAGAAAAAAACCAAGAATTGAAATCGGCTATTTTAGAAGAAACTCCTTGGGTATTAAATGCTCAAAACGAAAGTGAACGAAAAAAACGAGTAGGCTTATTGTTCGATTTAAATAAAATGGCAAACGAACAACAGCGAGCGCTTAAAAAACTTCAAGAATTGCAAGTTGGTAATGGTGGTTGGACGTGGTTTAAAGGCATGCCAGAAAGCAGGTATATTACTCAATACATTGTAACTGGTTTGGGAAGATTAAAACACATGGGTGTATCTGATATTAAAAACGATAACAAAACGTGGAGTATGACATTGGCTGCTGTTCAATATTTAGATAATAGAATAAAAGAAGATTATGATTATTTGAAAAAGTATAAAGTTGATTTGGATAAAAATAACATCAGTCAAGACCAAATTATGTATCTATATGCTCGTAGTTATTTTATAAACGATTTAGAAATAAGTACTAGAAACAAAGAAGCATATCAATATTATTTTAATCAGGCAAAAAAATATTGGTTGTCGAACAGCAGGTACATGCAAGGAATGATTGCTGTTGCCATGAACAGAAGTAAAGAAAATACAACGGCAACCAAAATTGTGGCTTCTTTAAAAGAAAATGCCATAAACCATGATGAGTTGGGAATGTATTGGAAAGAAAATACGGGTGGGTATTATTGGTATCAAGCACCGATAGAGACTCAAGCTCTTTTAATAGAAGCTTTTGACGAGGTAACGAACGACCAAAAAAGTGTGGAAGCCATGAAAGTTTGGTTGCTAAAACAAAAACAGACACAAGATTGGAGAACAACTAAAGCTACAACCGATGCTTGTTACGCGTTGTTAATGAAAGGTTCTGATTGGTTGGTAACGGAAAATAATGTGGAGATAAAAGTGGGTAATCAACTCATCGACCCTAAAAAAATAGCCGACACAAAAGTTGAAGCTGGAACTGGTTATTTTAAAACATCGTGGAACAAAAAGGAGATTACTCCAGAAATGGGTACGGTAAAAATCACTAAAAAAGATGAAGGGGTTTCTTGGGGAGCAATGTATTGGCAATATTTTGAACAGTTGGATAAAATTACGTCACACGAAACGCCTTTAAAAATTGTGAAAAAAGTGTTTTTACAAGAAAACTCGGCTTCTGGACCAATTATTAAACCAGTAACAGATAAAACAAAACTAAAACCAGGCGACAAATTAAAAGTAAGAATTGAATTAAGAGTGGATAGAAACATGGAATATGTTCACATGAAAGATATGCGAGCAGCAGGTTTTGAACCCATCAATGTGTTTTCGGGTTATCGTTATCAGGGTGGTTTGGGTTATTTTGAAACTACAAAAGATGCATCGACCAATTTCTTTTTTGATTATTTACCTAAAGGAACTTATGTGTTTGAATATCCTCTAAAAGTGAATATGAAAGGAGATTTTTCAAATGGAATTACAACCATTCAATGTATGTATGCTCCCGAATTCACATCACATTCGGAAGGAATAAGGATAAAAGTTGAATAAAGAGTAATGTCAGATTGCTAAATTCTGTAATAAAAAATACTTGCTCTGTTACTGTTTTTTAATTTATATTTGCCTTTTAATTTAGAAAGATGAACGCAATTAAATACTTCGGAATAATAGTTTCAATATTATTGATTACTTCTTGTGGAGGCGACGACACTAAACAAGAAGTGGAGAATGCACCAATTGAATTAAAAGGGTATGAAGAATTGGATTTAAATCCATGGGGTTTTCAGATGGCTATAATGGTTCCAAATGCTGAAGATAATGGAGAACCTCAAGTTGTATTAACCGAGAGAGGTGCTTTGGAAATTGTAGTTGGACAGACATACGGCATCGAAATTATGTTTGGAGAAGGTGATATTGAATTATTGAAAATGGATTTGAAAGAAGATTTAGTTTTTACTTCTGAAATTATCAAAGAAGAGCCGAACGCATTAATTTATAAGCAAGATATTCCTGATTCTGGAATAAAAACTCAAAATCATTTCTTTTATAAAGCTCAAATCGGAACCGATGTTTATGAGGTTAGAGATTTGATAGATGGCAGTTATGGTCTAGGAATGATTGAAAGTATGCTAAATGCAGCAAAAACACTTAGAGAATTGAAGCCTTCAAAAGTTGCTGCATAACTTAAACGTCATTCCTGCGAAAGCAGGAATCTTTATAATTGTAGCATATTAGTTATGTCTCCAAAAGTATTTATTCCAATATTTTTTATTTTTTTGTCTTGTACAACAAAAACAGCAATCGATTTTGTGCCTATACCTGTTATGGCTGAAATTATTGCTGAAATGGAATTGGCACAAGCAACATATAAATTTCAACCTATTGACCAACGGTCGGATATCGATTTCATGTTTGAAGACATCTACAAAAGACATCAAGTTTCTGAAGATGATTTTAATAAAAGCTTAAAATTCTATTCTTCATCACCTAAAGAAATTGATGAAATTTATAATGAAGCTATTGTTATAATTAGTCGAAAACAAGCTGATTTACTCGTTAAATAAGCATTTTTAATCGACCAATCATTAAATTTTAGTTAAAAAGCAACCCTTTTTTCTTTTTTACGTTAAATACTTAAAATATTATAAGTAACTTTACTGATGTATATTTTACTTGTAATTAATGAGTTAGTAAATAAAGTGAACAACCTACAGGGATTCTCCTGAACCGCTTTAGTAAATTTAGAGTATAATTTAATTAATAATTAAAATGAAAAAAAACTACAAATTTCCAGTTGTTTTGGTGGCATTGGTTGCCTCATCTTTTTTAACAACTACAAAGCTTAACGCTCAAAATATTGGTATTAATGCTACTGGCGCTGCGCCATTGGCTCCAGCTGGTTTAGATATTGATTTTACAAATAAGGGGTTGTTAATACCAAGAGTGGCATTAACAGCAACCAATGCTGCAGGTCCTATAGCTTTACCTACAACATCTTTGTTGGTTTATAATACTGCTACTGCAGGGGCTGGAGCTACAGCTGTAACACCTGGATATTACTATAATGGTGGAACACCAGCGGCTCCGAATTGGACAAGATTTTCGACTGGAGGTGATGATTGGAAAATTATTGGAAACGGTAACATTACAGGAGGTACTCATTTTTTAGGAACAACTAATAATGTTCAGTTAGATTTTAGAACTAACAACGCTGTAAGGTTTAGTGTGAAAAGTAATGGTGATCAGGTTTTTGCAGGAGGTACAGGAGGTACTGCCGCTCTTCCTTTTTATTCTTGGGCTGCGGATCCTGATGTTGGTATGTATAGCATTGCAGCTAATACATTTGGTTTTGCAACTAATGCTGTTGAAAGGTTTAGAATGAGTGCAACCGAAGCGGTATTTAATGACGCGTCTAATAATTATGACTTTAGAGTAGAGTCTGATTCAAGAACTAATATGTTTTTTATTGATGGAGGTAATAATCGTATTGGTATTAATACTGGAGCACCTCAAGGTCAATTTGAATATGTTCATGATGGCGCAGCTGTTGGAGGGTTTTCTTCATATTGGACGAATACTACGACAGATGGAGCTATGCAATTAATGAATTCAACCACAACTGGAAACGGATCTAGAGTTTTCTTATCTGCAACTAATTATAATGCCTCAGCATTTGTAGCTTCAGCTGTTATGGGGCTTAGTTTAAACGGTACAACTACTGGTTCTGGAGGTGTTGGAGTGCTTGGTGCAGCTAATAACGAAAGTGGTAATGCTGTTGAGGGTTCTTTATCTTTCTCTGGAGGTTATTCTGGATGGGCTGGTTATTTTAATGCGGATGTATTTTCAGGAGGGGCATATTTAGGTTCTGATAGAAGATTAAAAAGAGACATCAAACCTATTACTGGGGCGCTAGAAATGATTGAAAAAATTGAACCCGTTTCTTATTATATGGATACTGAAAAGTATCCTGGAATTGGTTATGACGAAAATAGATTGTCGTATGGTTTTATTGCGCAAGATTTAGAATTGATTATACCTGAAATGGTAAAAGAGAAAAACTTGGTATTAAATTCAAATATTCCAAAATCAGCTGATGAAAAATTTGAACGTAAAACAGAACTTTTTAAAGTTGTAAACTATACACTAATGATTCCTATTGCTGTTGAAGCGATAAAAGAACAACAAGAGATAATAAAATCTCAAGAAGAAAGAATTAAAGCATTAGAGATAAAACTTGAACAATTACTTAAAGATAAGTAAAAGTATTATTCTACAATTATGAAAAATTTACTTTTAATATTATTTATTTTTCTTACCACTTTAGCTTTTTCCCAAGCAAGAATGGTAATAAACGATAATGGTTATTTGGTGATAGACAATGGTGCTTATTTGGTGATAGATAATCCAGCAACAAATGCATTAGCAACAGCAGGTACTGGTGGAAACATAAAGTCGGAAGCAGAAACAGACCGAATTAAATGGAACATTGCAGCTACAACTGGAACCTATACCATACCATGGACAACAAATAGTGGTGTAAAAATACCTCTATCGATAAATAAAACAACAGCTGGAACAATAGGGGCAAATAGTGGATTGCTCTTGTCAACTTGGGAAACAACAGACATGAACTTACCATGGCCATCAGCAGTATCAAACATGTGGCAATCTACTGCTCCAGCAACAAATGGTTCGTTAAATGTAGTAGACCGTTTTTGGCATATTAATGCGCTAAGTTATACTGCAAAACCAAATGTAACCCTTAGCTTTACTTATAACAATACACCTGGAGTAGAAATTGGAGGGACAAATACCATTACTGAATCTCGATTACAAGCTCAACGTTTTAATACAGGATCAAGTAATTGGGAGGCTTACAAACTTTTTGGAACAGTTAATGTTGGAGCAAGAACCGTAAGCGGGGCGGCAATAGCCTCAGCCGATTTTTTTGAAAATTGGGTGTTGGTTGATAACGCCAATCCATTGCCAGTTACCTTGTCTAATTTTTCAAGTACTTGTTCGGATAAAGAAATAATCGTAACATGGACAACACAAACAGAAATTAATAACGACTACTTTGTTTTAGAGAAAAGTTATGATGGTTACTTGTTTTTTGAATCTTCAGTGATAGATGGGGCAGGTACGTCATCAGTTTCGAATACTTACCATACTAATGTTACAGCAGAAAATAGAGTAATCTATTTTAGGTTAAAACAAGTTGACTTTGATGGAACAGTAAGTTATTCTGATGTAATTGCATCAAGTTGTACTAATGCAAGTTTTGATGTGGTACAATTAACTTTATCATCATCGGTATTATCGTTTATCATTAATTCGAGTGTTGAGGATAACTTTCAAGTATATTTGTATGATTACAGAGGTAGATTGATTTTGAATCAAAACCAACTGGTAGAAAAAGGATTGAATACAATCAATTTCAGTAATTTACAGTTGAGTTCTGGAATTTATATGCTATCTATTGTTGGGAAAGAGAATGTTTACAATACCAAATTATACAGAAGATAAATTTTTTAGTACCCTTGAGAATTGTAGGTGTAGGTAATATCCAAACCTTCGCTGATTTTAAAAGTACCAGAAATAGAATCAAAGAGTTTATTGACATCAATAACTCGTTTATAAACCATACCGATATTCGCAGCATATTTTTCTTGGTAAAATTGGCGTTGTATCAATATTTCATTTTCATCATCGAATTGGGTTACAGTTGTAACCGAGTCTAACATAGTACTTCCAATTAATTCTGTTTGATGAGTGGAAGTGTATTCATAATCCCATGATGATAAGGTGTTCATTGAGTTTCCATTCCAAACTTTATTAGGTTTAATCGGAAAAATTAATTTTACAAAACGAACGTTATCTTCTACTTTTTGATAATTGGATGAGTTTATTGTAGCATTCCAAACCACCTGATGTACCCAGTTTTGTGAAATAGCGGTGTCTTTTTTGTATCGAATTATTTTATAAGCGTCGTTGCCTTGTGCATCAATATATTTTGAATCAACAACTTCCTTTATTTGGAATTTATAATTGGCTACAATGTTGAAAGGTACATTGTAAAAGGTAGAGTCTACATCGTAAACAACATATTTACCAACGGTCAAACCTGCGTAATTTTGGTTTAAATTTCGAGGTTTAAGTGTATCAGCATCTTTTTTACAAGAAAAAAGAGCAGCCACTAATAATATTGAAATAAGAATTCTCACAAATTAAAATTACGAAATTCTAATATACCAAATTAATTGGGAGGTAAATCAATGGTCAATAAAACCACCACCGATTAAATCGTTTCCTTCATAAAAAACTGCCGATTGACCTGGAGCAACACCTTGTACATTGTCAAAAAACACAATTTTCAGTCTGCCATCAGGTAACATGGATATTTGGCTGTTAGAACCTTTGTCTTTGTATCTTATTTTTGAAAGTGCATCTATTTCTCCAATAATGCTTTCGTATTTCATAACATTAGGCTTTTTAACGAAAACTTCTTTGCAATTCAAGTCTTCTTTCATGCCTAACACTACTTCATTTTTTTTAGCATCAATTCTGATAACATAACGAGGCTCTCCAAATGCTAATTCTAAGCCCTTACGTTGTCCAATGGTATAAAAAGGATAGCCTTGATGCTTGCCAAGGATATTACCTTCGGTATCGATAAAGTTCCCTCCAGCAACTTTTTCTTCTAATCCTTCCACTTTTCGTTTTAAAAACCCACGGTAATCGTTGTCAGGAACAAAGCAAATTTCAAAACTTTCTGATTTTTTTGATAATTCTTGATAGCCTCTATCCAAAGCCATTTTACGAATTTCTTGTTTTTCAAATCCTCCTAATGGAAAAAGGGTTCGAGAAAGACTTTGTTGTGTTAATCCCCACAAAACATAAGATTGGTCTTTGCTTACATCTTTTCCTTTTGAAATTACATAACGACCATTTTCTTGACGAAGTTGAGCGTAATGTCCTGTAGCAATGTATTTGCATCCCAATTGGTCAGCTCTTCTTAAAAGGGCATCCCATTTAATATGGGTATTACATAAAACACATGGGTTTGGAGTTCTTCCAGCAAGGTATTCGTCAACAAAATTGTCGATAATATAATCGCCAAATTCGGCTCTGATATCTAAAATGATATGGTGAAAACCGAGTTCTACAGCTAGGGCTCTTGCATCGTTAATATCATCTAAACTACAGCATCCAGTTGTTTTTCTAGCACCACCAGAGGTAGAATAATCCCATGTTTTCATGGTTATTCCAATTACTTCATACCCTTGTTCGTGTAACAACAACGCTGCAACGGAACTGTCAATTCCGCCACTCATAGCTACTAATACTTTTTCTTTTTTCACTTGTTTTTTTGTTTATCGGGGAGGTTGCATGTCTTCAAACTCTAGATAATCTTGATTTTCTTTAAGTTCTTTGCTTTCGTCAATAAAATTATCGTTTCCACCTTCACGTTGTCCGTTATAGTAAATTTCTTTTTTTGTAATATCTCCTTTTTCATCAAAAAACATCCAAGCACCATGTCTAACATCATGCAAAAAATTTCCTTCAATCATTTTCTTTCCACTTCTATCGTAATAATAGGTTTTTCCTTCTAACGAACCTTTTTTGTATGTGGCTTTCATTCGGATTTTTCCATCTTCGTAATACTGTATCCATTCTCCATCTTCAAAATCGTTGACAAACTCTTTTTCTTCTGCTATTTTTCCATCTTCAAAAAAGTTAACCACTTTTCCTTGTCTTAAACCGTTCACGTATAGTTCTTCCGATATTTTATATCCTGCAGAACTGTAGTAGTTCCAAATACTGTCTTTTTTTTGGTTAACGTAGTTGCCTTTAGCTTTTAGCTTTCCTTCGTCATAAAAGGCAATGGTACGAGCAATGTTTCCATCGTAGTTCATTATGATACTAGGTTTTCCAGTTTCATAATAATAATTGAATGTGCCATAAGGTTTGTCGTCCTTAAACTGACCTTGATACCGAACAAAACCGTTATCATAATATTTTTTCCATTC
Protein-coding sequences here:
- a CDS encoding DUF4296 domain-containing protein; amino-acid sequence: MSPKVFIPIFFIFLSCTTKTAIDFVPIPVMAEIIAEMELAQATYKFQPIDQRSDIDFMFEDIYKRHQVSEDDFNKSLKFYSSSPKEIDEIYNEAIVIISRKQADLLVK
- a CDS encoding tail fiber domain-containing protein encodes the protein MKKNYKFPVVLVALVASSFLTTTKLNAQNIGINATGAAPLAPAGLDIDFTNKGLLIPRVALTATNAAGPIALPTTSLLVYNTATAGAGATAVTPGYYYNGGTPAAPNWTRFSTGGDDWKIIGNGNITGGTHFLGTTNNVQLDFRTNNAVRFSVKSNGDQVFAGGTGGTAALPFYSWAADPDVGMYSIAANTFGFATNAVERFRMSATEAVFNDASNNYDFRVESDSRTNMFFIDGGNNRIGINTGAPQGQFEYVHDGAAVGGFSSYWTNTTTDGAMQLMNSTTTGNGSRVFLSATNYNASAFVASAVMGLSLNGTTTGSGGVGVLGAANNESGNAVEGSLSFSGGYSGWAGYFNADVFSGGAYLGSDRRLKRDIKPITGALEMIEKIEPVSYYMDTEKYPGIGYDENRLSYGFIAQDLELIIPEMVKEKNLVLNSNIPKSADEKFERKTELFKVVNYTLMIPIAVEAIKEQQEIIKSQEERIKALEIKLEQLLKDK
- a CDS encoding T9SS type A sorting domain-containing protein, whose amino-acid sequence is MKNLLLILFIFLTTLAFSQARMVINDNGYLVIDNGAYLVIDNPATNALATAGTGGNIKSEAETDRIKWNIAATTGTYTIPWTTNSGVKIPLSINKTTAGTIGANSGLLLSTWETTDMNLPWPSAVSNMWQSTAPATNGSLNVVDRFWHINALSYTAKPNVTLSFTYNNTPGVEIGGTNTITESRLQAQRFNTGSSNWEAYKLFGTVNVGARTVSGAAIASADFFENWVLVDNANPLPVTLSNFSSTCSDKEIIVTWTTQTEINNDYFVLEKSYDGYLFFESSVIDGAGTSSVSNTYHTNVTAENRVIYFRLKQVDFDGTVSYSDVIASSCTNASFDVVQLTLSSSVLSFIINSSVEDNFQVYLYDYRGRLILNQNQLVEKGLNTINFSNLQLSSGIYMLSIVGKENVYNTKLYRR
- the mnmA gene encoding tRNA 2-thiouridine(34) synthase MnmA, producing MSGGIDSSVAALLLHEQGYEVIGITMKTWDYSTSGGARKTTGCCSLDDINDARALAVELGFHHIILDIRAEFGDYIIDNFVDEYLAGRTPNPCVLCNTHIKWDALLRRADQLGCKYIATGHYAQLRQENGRYVISKGKDVSKDQSYVLWGLTQQSLSRTLFPLGGFEKQEIRKMALDRGYQELSKKSESFEICFVPDNDYRGFLKRKVEGLEEKVAGGNFIDTEGNILGKHQGYPFYTIGQRKGLELAFGEPRYVIRIDAKKNEVVLGMKEDLNCKEVFVKKPNVMKYESIIGEIDALSKIRYKDKGSNSQISMLPDGRLKIVFFDNVQGVAPGQSAVFYEGNDLIGGGFIDH
- a CDS encoding toxin-antitoxin system YwqK family antitoxin; this translates as MKTVLTFLLATISLFTFSQDINKTDAKGKKQGEWKKYYDNGFVRYQGQFKDDKPYGTFNYYYETGKPSIIMNYDGNIARTIAFYDEGKLKAKGNYVNQKKDSIWNYYSSAGYKISEELYVNGLRQGKVVNFFEDGKIAEEKEFVNDFEDGEWIQYYEDGKIRMKATYKKGSLEGKTYYYDRSGKKMIEGNFLHDVRHGAWMFFDEKGDITKKEIYYNGQREGGNDNFIDESKELKENQDYLEFEDMQPPR